From the Nocardiopsis changdeensis genome, one window contains:
- a CDS encoding DUF2975 domain-containing protein yields MSKRTPFRWSRADGFVARFILVMAIGVTLFTTVFALVWITPLLPADGSVPANTITVPSPDGAPESAPPAVPAGPEYGIESEQGMVITFHDPTTVQRLLLVLPGLLAQAAALLVMVNLLRIVRSLDLGDPFVPANALRLRVIALTVLAGTLLVPAAEKVGEGLLRGQALGVDGFEISYVLIGEGGISFTMVFVSLLLLGLAEVFRRGTRMRDDVRGLV; encoded by the coding sequence ATGTCGAAGAGGACCCCCTTTCGGTGGAGCCGTGCCGACGGTTTCGTGGCTCGGTTCATCCTCGTCATGGCCATCGGCGTCACTCTGTTCACGACCGTGTTCGCCCTGGTGTGGATCACACCGCTGCTGCCCGCCGACGGCTCCGTGCCCGCGAACACCATCACGGTCCCGTCCCCCGACGGCGCCCCGGAGTCGGCGCCCCCCGCGGTCCCGGCCGGGCCCGAGTACGGGATCGAGTCGGAGCAGGGCATGGTGATCACGTTCCACGACCCCACGACGGTGCAGCGGCTGCTGCTGGTCCTGCCCGGCCTGCTGGCCCAGGCGGCCGCCCTCCTGGTGATGGTCAACCTGCTGCGCATCGTCCGGAGCCTGGACCTCGGCGATCCCTTCGTCCCCGCCAACGCCCTCCGGCTGCGCGTCATCGCCCTGACCGTCCTGGCCGGAACGCTGCTGGTCCCGGCCGCGGAGAAGGTCGGGGAAGGGCTCCTGCGCGGCCAGGCCCTGGGCGTCGACGGCTTCGAGATCTCCTACGTTCTCATCGGGGAGGGCGGGATCTCCTTCACGATGGTCTTCGTGTCCCTGCTCCTACTGGGGCTGGCCGAGGTGTTCCGGCGCGGCACACGGATGCGCGACGACGTGCGGGGACTGGTCTGA
- a CDS encoding helix-turn-helix domain-containing protein, whose translation MPPEEDEGADIVVRLDEVLAARGITLTELAARVGITVVNLSVLKNGRARAIRFSTLAALCRELDCRPGDLIDYAPAADRS comes from the coding sequence ATGCCGCCGGAGGAGGACGAGGGCGCGGACATCGTCGTCCGCTTGGACGAGGTGCTCGCCGCGCGCGGGATCACCCTCACCGAACTGGCCGCCCGGGTCGGGATCACCGTGGTCAACCTGTCGGTGCTCAAGAACGGCCGGGCCCGGGCCATCCGGTTCAGCACGCTGGCGGCCCTGTGCCGGGAGCTGGACTGCCGCCCCGGCGACCTCATCGACTACGCGCCCGCAGCGGACCGGTCCTGA
- a CDS encoding LCP family protein produces MAGKRSAPRPAGFLDAVRLSTGQWVACAVTALSIVGSLGGYLWYQGIANNITTAQVDTDEWDRPTSVEGVMNLLVIGSDVRSGENANYGEAEGERPDMMLIASINVDRGAVTMVNLPRDLVVDLPGCEAVEGYEGMAPQSGMINSAMTFGGVGCQWNAVEQVTGVHLDHFVMMDFTGFKDMVDAVGGVQMCIPAPIDDPKAHLTLEAGEQTLDGEQSLGYVRSRYGQGDGSDLSRIERQQQFMGAMLRQVLSSEVMTSPLAITNFLNAVTESVTADDGFTVDTMTDIAISMREVDLNRIQFVTVPNGQHPADPNRLALSQPAASELFTAINSGADLSGGAEEEEDEGEGDEGADDAESGPTPADISLDVLNGTGIEGLAGQVAERLTTDGYTVNATGNPQVRVPAVTTVYYAPGQEAAAELLAGSLETAVTEEAAGLTGTLELVLGPDWTGFKGDEEEAAPEISVTEDLGGITAEEKPESAC; encoded by the coding sequence ATGGCTGGAAAACGCTCCGCCCCACGCCCCGCCGGCTTCCTGGACGCCGTGCGCCTGTCCACGGGGCAGTGGGTCGCCTGCGCGGTCACCGCGCTGTCGATCGTGGGGAGCCTGGGCGGCTACCTCTGGTACCAGGGCATCGCCAACAACATCACGACCGCCCAGGTCGACACCGACGAGTGGGACCGGCCCACCAGCGTCGAGGGCGTCATGAACCTCCTGGTCATCGGGTCGGACGTGCGCTCGGGGGAGAACGCGAACTACGGCGAGGCCGAGGGCGAGCGCCCCGACATGATGCTCATCGCCAGCATCAACGTCGACCGCGGCGCCGTCACCATGGTCAACCTGCCCCGCGACCTGGTCGTGGACCTGCCCGGCTGCGAGGCGGTCGAGGGCTACGAGGGGATGGCCCCGCAGAGCGGCATGATCAACTCGGCGATGACCTTCGGCGGCGTGGGTTGTCAGTGGAACGCCGTCGAGCAGGTCACCGGGGTCCACCTGGACCACTTCGTCATGATGGACTTCACCGGGTTCAAGGACATGGTCGACGCCGTCGGCGGCGTGCAGATGTGCATCCCCGCCCCGATCGACGACCCCAAGGCCCACCTGACCCTGGAGGCCGGGGAACAGACCCTGGACGGCGAGCAGTCGCTGGGGTACGTGCGCTCCCGCTACGGCCAGGGCGACGGCAGCGACCTGTCCCGCATCGAGCGCCAGCAGCAGTTCATGGGCGCCATGCTGCGCCAGGTCCTCAGCAGCGAGGTGATGACCAGCCCCCTGGCCATCACCAACTTCCTCAACGCGGTCACCGAATCGGTCACCGCCGACGACGGTTTCACCGTCGACACGATGACCGACATCGCGATCTCCATGCGCGAGGTGGACCTGAACAGGATCCAGTTCGTCACCGTGCCCAACGGCCAGCACCCGGCCGACCCCAACCGCCTGGCGCTGAGCCAGCCCGCCGCCTCCGAGCTCTTCACGGCCATCAACTCCGGCGCCGACCTCTCCGGGGGCGCGGAGGAGGAAGAGGACGAGGGCGAGGGGGACGAGGGGGCCGACGACGCCGAGAGCGGCCCGACCCCGGCCGACATCTCCCTGGACGTGCTCAACGGCACCGGGATCGAGGGCCTGGCCGGCCAGGTCGCCGAGCGGCTGACCACCGACGGGTACACGGTGAACGCCACCGGCAACCCCCAGGTCCGCGTCCCCGCGGTCACCACCGTCTACTACGCGCCCGGCCAGGAGGCCGCCGCCGAGCTGCTGGCGGGGTCGCTGGAGACCGCGGTCACCGAGGAGGCCGCCGGGCTCACCGGCACCCTCGAACTGGTCCTCGGCCCGGACTGGACCGGGTTCAAGGGCGACGAGGAGGAGGCCGCGCCGGAGATCTCGGTCACCGAGGACCTGGGCGGGATCACCGCGGAGGAGAAGCCCGAGAGCGCCTGCTGA
- a CDS encoding LCP family protein has translation MSPGQWAACGLTGVVIAASLVGYAGYRDALAVQTEDINTDAWGDRPAQVDGIHNILLLATDERAGEDAEYSVANGIRPDVLVLVNIDVDKGGVTMVNMPRDLMVTMPGCDPVEDKPGITAGTVDQLNHAMFYGGMDCQGKTIENITGVHLEHMVLVDFAGFQAIVDSIGGIDMCIPEPLQDPKAKLDLPAGEQTLDGTQALALARSRDTTENGSDLDRIKRQQQMIGAILRKVTTGEVMTSPATLYDFFGSVTDSMTTDSEFSVDEMAELAIAMRGVDLGRMNMVTVPVEDYNDAKVQLMEPQASELFAAVAAGEATRPEEEKPEEAAEEAPEESVSPSDVSVYIVNNQGTQGLAGQVEPLLTGLGFTVTGSGNPTTRAPQQTTVYHAPGEQAQAQAVADALVSGAQIEEAADLSGSVELVMGTDWQGVALEGAEGGGESGGESADDPLAGLSGTSADQSVDCG, from the coding sequence ATGTCCCCGGGTCAGTGGGCGGCCTGCGGGCTGACGGGCGTCGTCATCGCGGCCAGCCTGGTCGGCTACGCGGGCTACCGCGACGCCCTGGCGGTGCAGACCGAGGACATCAACACCGACGCCTGGGGCGACCGCCCGGCGCAGGTGGACGGGATCCACAACATCCTGCTGCTGGCCACCGACGAGCGGGCCGGGGAGGACGCCGAGTACAGCGTCGCCAACGGGATCCGCCCGGACGTCCTGGTGCTGGTCAACATCGACGTCGACAAGGGCGGGGTGACCATGGTCAACATGCCCCGCGACCTCATGGTCACCATGCCGGGCTGCGACCCCGTCGAGGACAAGCCCGGCATCACCGCCGGGACGGTGGACCAGCTCAACCACGCCATGTTCTACGGCGGGATGGACTGCCAGGGCAAGACCATCGAGAACATCACCGGCGTCCACCTGGAGCACATGGTCCTCGTCGACTTCGCCGGGTTCCAGGCCATCGTCGACTCCATCGGCGGGATCGACATGTGCATCCCCGAGCCGCTCCAGGACCCCAAGGCCAAGCTCGACCTGCCCGCCGGGGAGCAGACCCTGGACGGCACCCAGGCGCTCGCCCTGGCCCGCTCCCGGGACACCACGGAGAACGGCAGCGACCTGGACCGGATCAAGCGCCAGCAGCAGATGATCGGCGCGATCCTGCGCAAGGTCACCACCGGCGAGGTCATGACCAGCCCCGCCACCCTCTACGACTTCTTCGGCTCGGTCACCGACAGCATGACCACCGACAGCGAGTTCAGCGTCGACGAGATGGCCGAGCTCGCCATCGCCATGCGCGGGGTGGACCTGGGGCGGATGAACATGGTGACGGTCCCGGTCGAGGACTACAACGACGCCAAGGTCCAGCTAATGGAGCCCCAGGCGTCCGAGCTGTTCGCGGCGGTCGCCGCGGGCGAGGCGACCAGGCCCGAGGAGGAGAAGCCGGAGGAGGCGGCCGAGGAGGCCCCCGAGGAGTCCGTCTCGCCCTCCGACGTCTCGGTGTACATCGTCAACAACCAGGGCACCCAGGGGCTGGCCGGACAGGTGGAGCCGCTGCTGACCGGGCTGGGCTTCACCGTCACCGGCTCGGGCAACCCCACCACCCGGGCCCCGCAGCAGACCACGGTCTACCACGCCCCGGGCGAGCAGGCGCAGGCGCAGGCCGTGGCCGACGCGCTGGTCAGCGGGGCGCAGATCGAGGAGGCCGCGGACCTGTCCGGCTCGGTCGAGCTGGTCATGGGCACCGACTGGCAGGGCGTCGCCCTGGAGGGCGCCGAGGGCGGCGGCGAGTCCGGCGGGGAGTCCGCGGACGACCCGCTGGCGGGTCTGAGCGGCACCTCCGCCGACCAGTCCGTCGACTGCGGCTAG
- the glnA gene encoding type I glutamate--ammonia ligase: MFSSVDEVLAFIRDEDVKFLDVRFTDLFGGVNHVTLPTENVDASTFTDGQMFDGSSIRGFQAIHESDMLLLPDLSTGVLDPFRKYKTLNMTFFVHDPLTLESYSRDPRNVARKAEAFLRGSGVADTAFFGPEAEFYIFDDVKFETRSNTGFYEIDSIEGAWNTGSALEGGNRGYRPRYKGGYFPVEPVDHYSDLRSDMVRTLIEAGIEVELQHHEVGTAGQAEIGIKFGTLLQQADRVQLYKYIVKNVANNAGKTATFMPKPLFGDNGSGMHCHQSLWKDGEPLFFDESGYGQLSDTARYYIGGLLKHAPALLAFTNPTVNSYHRLVPGYEAPINLVYSQRNRSACIRLPLTGSNPKAKRIEFRVPDPSANPYLAFSAMLMAGIDGIKNKIEPPEPVDKDLYELPPAEAKAIKTVPASLDDALNAVEEDHEFLLEGGVFTKDLLETYVDFKRTEEIDSLRLRPHPREFELYYDI; the protein is encoded by the coding sequence TTGTTCAGCAGCGTCGACGAGGTGCTCGCTTTCATCCGGGACGAGGACGTCAAGTTCCTCGACGTCCGTTTCACGGACCTGTTCGGAGGCGTGAACCACGTTACCCTCCCGACCGAGAACGTCGACGCCTCGACGTTCACCGACGGTCAGATGTTCGACGGCTCGTCGATCCGCGGTTTCCAGGCCATCCACGAGTCCGACATGCTGCTGCTCCCCGACCTGAGCACCGGCGTGCTGGACCCGTTCCGCAAGTACAAGACGCTGAACATGACGTTCTTCGTCCACGACCCCCTCACCCTGGAGTCGTACAGCCGCGACCCGCGCAACGTCGCCCGCAAGGCCGAGGCGTTCCTGCGCGGCTCCGGTGTCGCCGACACCGCCTTCTTCGGCCCCGAGGCCGAGTTCTACATCTTCGACGACGTCAAGTTCGAGACCCGGTCCAACACCGGCTTCTACGAGATCGACTCCATCGAGGGCGCCTGGAACACCGGTTCGGCCCTCGAGGGCGGCAACCGCGGCTACCGTCCCCGCTACAAGGGCGGCTACTTCCCCGTCGAGCCGGTCGACCACTACAGCGACCTGCGCTCGGACATGGTCCGCACCCTCATCGAGGCGGGCATCGAGGTCGAGCTCCAGCACCACGAGGTCGGCACCGCCGGCCAGGCCGAGATCGGCATCAAGTTCGGCACGCTGCTCCAGCAGGCCGACCGCGTGCAGCTGTACAAGTACATCGTCAAGAACGTCGCCAACAACGCGGGCAAGACGGCGACCTTCATGCCCAAGCCGCTGTTCGGCGACAACGGCTCCGGCATGCACTGCCACCAGAGCCTGTGGAAGGACGGCGAGCCGCTGTTCTTCGACGAGTCCGGCTACGGCCAGCTGTCCGACACGGCCCGCTACTACATCGGCGGCCTGCTCAAGCACGCCCCGGCGCTGCTCGCCTTCACCAACCCGACGGTGAACTCCTACCACCGCCTGGTGCCCGGCTACGAGGCCCCGATCAACCTGGTCTACAGCCAGCGCAACCGCTCCGCGTGCATCCGCCTGCCGCTGACCGGCTCCAACCCCAAGGCCAAGCGCATCGAGTTCCGCGTGCCGGACCCGTCGGCCAACCCGTACCTGGCCTTCTCCGCCATGCTCATGGCCGGCATCGACGGCATCAAGAACAAGATCGAGCCGCCGGAGCCCGTGGACAAGGACCTCTACGAGCTGCCCCCGGCCGAGGCCAAGGCCATCAAGACGGTCCCGGCCTCGCTGGACGACGCGCTCAACGCGGTCGAGGAGGACCACGAGTTCCTCCTGGAGGGCGGCGTGTTCACGAAGGACCTCCTGGAGACCTACGTGGACTTCAAGCGCACCGAGGAGATCGACTCCCTGCGCCTGCGCCCCCACCCGCGCGAGTTCGAGCTCTACTACGACATCTAG
- a CDS encoding RDD family protein, translating to MSEDRAVTEDDFRYRGNRLGLPEHGPDSVPGVGRRLAGLLLDWLLALLISAGLYSAGAIGAGVADEQQATTLVSNTALVVFAAMNIVLLSLFGTSVGRRLVGVRIKATGERSWPWFASMAVRTLLLCLVIPAVIYDRDTRGLHDRAAGTVAVRI from the coding sequence ATGAGCGAGGACAGGGCCGTGACCGAGGACGACTTCCGCTACCGCGGCAACCGGCTGGGCCTGCCCGAACACGGACCCGACTCGGTGCCCGGCGTGGGCCGCCGCCTGGCCGGCCTGCTGCTGGACTGGCTGCTCGCGCTGCTCATCTCCGCCGGGCTGTACTCGGCCGGGGCCATCGGCGCGGGGGTCGCCGACGAGCAGCAGGCCACCACCCTGGTCAGCAACACCGCCCTCGTGGTGTTCGCCGCCATGAACATCGTGCTGCTCAGCCTGTTCGGCACCTCGGTCGGCCGCCGCCTGGTCGGCGTGCGGATCAAGGCCACCGGCGAGCGCTCCTGGCCGTGGTTCGCCTCCATGGCCGTGCGCACCCTCCTGCTGTGCCTGGTCATCCCGGCCGTCATCTACGACCGCGACACCCGCGGCCTGCACGACCGCGCCGCGGGCACCGTGGCCGTCCGCATCTGA